GCCGCCCATCGTCCTCGGGAATGGGCTTGCCCAGACCCTCGGGGTGGAGAGGGGGGCCACGGTCCAGATAATCCTGCCCGGAGGCACGATCTCTCCCGTGGGCATGCTCCCTAAGATCCGTGGGTTTCGCGTGGCCGGGTTTGTTTCCACGGGCATGTATGATTACGACGCATCCCTTGCCTTTGTTCGCATCGGGGATGCCCAGCGCCTCCTTGGGATCGGGGACAGGGTTCATGGACTCGAGGTGCGCATATCCGACATCTATGCGGCGGACAGGGTCTCGCGTTTCATGCAGGAAAGGCTCGGGTTTCCGTATTCGGTTCTCGACTGGCAGCAGCTCAGCAGAAACCTTTTTTCTGCCCTCAAGCTGGAAAAGCTCGCCATGTTCATCATCCTGACGCTCATCGTACTGGTAGCGGCCTTCAATATAGTGAGCACCCTGATCATGCTCGTTATGGAGAAACATCAGGACATCGCGGTTCTTAAGGCCATTGGGACACGAGACGGCCAGATCATGAAGATCTTCGTCCTGACAGGGTTTTTCGTGGGTCTCATCGGGACTGGAATAGGTGTGGGCCTTGGGCTTGCGACCTGCGAGATCCTTCGGAGATACCGTTTCATCACCATCCCTAAGGACGTCTATTTCACGGATACGATCCCCGTGCTTCTTAATCCGGCGGATGTGGTCTTAATCGCCGTCTCTGCCGTCCTTATCTGCTTTTTCGCGACCATTTATCCGGCGCGTCAGGCCTCGCGGGTCGATCCGGCAGAGGCCTTGCGGATCGGATGAAGGTTTTGCGAAGGGGTTGACAATCCATGGGCGAACCTGTATTTATTTCGGGCTTTCTACATGGCATAAAAATTCTTTATGCAAAGCCTTGACGGAGAGCTCAAGGAAGTGACCTTTTATTTTTTTTGATATGGAGTGACCATGCCCACAATTAATCAGCTCGTTCGAAGAGGCCGCGAAAAAGTCAAGCGCAAGACCAAGGCTCCTGCGCTTGATGCATGCCCGCAAAAAAGGGGTGTGTGCACCCGCGTCTACACCACGACGCCGAAAAAACCGAATTCGGCGCTCAGGAAGGTGGCTCGTGTCCGTCTTACAAATGGTATGGAGGTCACATCCTATATCCCGGGAATCGGTCACAATCTCCAGGAGCACTCTGTTGTCCTCATTCGGGGTGGGCGCGTTAAGGACCTTCCGGGCGTCCGGTATCACATCATTCGCGGCACCCTTGATGCCTTGGGGGTTCAGGACAGGCGACGCAGCCGTTCAAAGTACGGCGCCAAAAGGCCGAAGTAGGCGCGCGGAGCGTAGGCGAAAACTCGAGACAGGACGGGATAGACGGATATGCCGAGACGGAGAGTGGTTTCCAAGAGAAAGATCGCCGCGGACCCGAAGTATGGAAGCGTGCTTGTGTCCAAGTTTACGAACTGTCTCATGAAGAAGGGCAAAAAGAGCGTGGCCCGCAGCATTCTTTATGATTCATTAGAGATCGTAGGGAGAAAGACCAATGAGGATCCTCTAAAGGTCTTCGAGAAGGCCATCGAGAACATCCAGCCCATAGTAGAGGTCAAGTCCCGCAGGGTTGGTGGAGCCACATATCAGGTCCCCGTAGAGGTAAGGCCTGACCGTAGGCGAGCCCTCGCCATCAGGTGGATAGTGGGATTCGCCCGTAAGCGTGGCGAAAAGGACATGGCACAGAGGCTGGCCGGCGAGTTGATC
This window of the Deltaproteobacteria bacterium genome carries:
- a CDS encoding ABC transporter permease, whose amino-acid sequence is MPFEWFVALRYLRAKRKQAFISLISVISIAGVAVGVMALIVVISVMGGFEDHLRNKILGINAHVLVRSAAGPFDGRAILSEVRGVKVPPEGLLGRLRGWISGDREGARVEAVTPFVYIQALMSSGNAVSGAVIRGVDPGTVSSVLRFEEGSSGDGLAALEKPGEGLPPIVLGNGLAQTLGVERGATVQIILPGGTISPVGMLPKIRGFRVAGFVSTGMYDYDASLAFVRIGDAQRLLGIGDRVHGLEVRISDIYAADRVSRFMQERLGFPYSVLDWQQLSRNLFSALKLEKLAMFIILTLIVLVAAFNIVSTLIMLVMEKHQDIAVLKAIGTRDGQIMKIFVLTGFFVGLIGTGIGVGLGLATCEILRRYRFITIPKDVYFTDTIPVLLNPADVVLIAVSAVLICFFATIYPARQASRVDPAEALRIG
- the rpsL gene encoding 30S ribosomal protein S12, producing the protein MPTINQLVRRGREKVKRKTKAPALDACPQKRGVCTRVYTTTPKKPNSALRKVARVRLTNGMEVTSYIPGIGHNLQEHSVVLIRGGRVKDLPGVRYHIIRGTLDALGVQDRRRSRSKYGAKRPK
- the rpsG gene encoding 30S ribosomal protein S7 — protein: MPRRRVVSKRKIAADPKYGSVLVSKFTNCLMKKGKKSVARSILYDSLEIVGRKTNEDPLKVFEKAIENIQPIVEVKSRRVGGATYQVPVEVRPDRRRALAIRWIVGFARKRGEKDMAQRLAGELIDAFQQKGSAFKKREDTHRMAEANKAFAHYRW